From Primulina tabacum isolate GXHZ01 chromosome 2, ASM2559414v2, whole genome shotgun sequence, one genomic window encodes:
- the LOC142535534 gene encoding uncharacterized protein LOC142535534 isoform X1, whose product MLFFDKEVSKQSNLDSFLNCSAPVAPSQFLSKSEMRKLNRLWYHSEREKLEYFTLGDLWDSFDEWSACGLGVPIISDGCHNLTQYFVPYLSAVQIFTSSSSLNYSRDREDIDSISETRNSSSDSFSDESESEKLSRWDGCSSEDGLFDQDSIWNSDERWGNLYFQHFETSSPYGRVPLVDKVNSFSRRYPGLTTYRSVDLSPASWMAVAWYPIYHIPKGRTIKDFQTCFLTYHTLSSSFQDMESEDNIENFEGSRKLGGESISLRPFGLATYKMQADVWISDKNGGDGERLASLLSAADSWLKQLRVQHHDFNYFMGFQHG is encoded by the exons ATGTTGTTTTTTGACAAGGAGGTTTCGAAACAATCGAACCTTGACAGCTTCTTGAATTGCTCAGCACCCGTTGCCCCATCTCAATTCTTGTCCAAG agTGAGATGAGGAAGCTTAATAGGCTATGGTACCATTCTGAAAGGGAGAAACTTGAATACTTCACATTAGGTGATCTTTGGGATAGTTTTGATGAATGGAGTGCGTGTGGGCTCGGAGTACCAATTATTTCAGATGGTTGCCATAATTTAACCCAGTATTTTGTGCCTTATCTCTCTGCTGTTCAAATTTTCACCAGCAGTTCATCTTTAAACTACTCAAG GGATAGGGAGGATATCGACTCAATAAGTGAGACGAGGAATTCTTCTAGTGATTCATTCAGTGACGAGAGTGAGAGTGAGAAGCTGTCAAGATGGGATGGTTGTTCATCCGAGGACGGATTGTTCGACCAAGATAGCATTTGGAATTCCGATGAACGATGGGGTAATCTTTACTTTCAGCACTTCGAGACATCTTCTCCTTATGGAAGAGTTCCTCTGGTGGACAAG GTTAATAGCTTCTCTCGAAGATACCCCGGATTAACGACGTATAGAAGCGTTGATCTTTCACCCGCTAGTTGGATGGCTGTCGCATG GTACCCGATTTATCACATTCCTAAGGGACGAACCATCAAAGACTTTCAAACATGCTTTCTCACGTACCACAccctttcttcttcttttcaag ATATGGAGTCGGAAGATAATATTGAGAACTTTGAGGGGAGCAGAAAATTAGGAGGAGAAAGCATCTCTCTCCGGCCATTTGGATTAGCCACCTACAAAATGCAAGCTGATGTGTGGATTTCAGACAAAAATGGGGGAGATGGAGAGAGGCTAGCGTCGCTTTTGAGCGCTGCAGATTCTTGGTTAAAGCAATTGCGGGTTCAACACCATGACTTCAACTACTTCATGGGGTTTCAGCATGGCTGA
- the LOC142535534 gene encoding uncharacterized protein LOC142535534 isoform X2: MLFFDKEVSKQSNLDSFLNCSAPVAPSQFLSKSEMRKLNRLWYHSEREKLEYFTLGDLWDSFDEWSACGLGVPIISDGCHNLTQYFVPYLSAVQIFTSSSSLNYSRDREDIDSISETRNSSSDWGNLYFQHFETSSPYGRVPLVDKVNSFSRRYPGLTTYRSVDLSPASWMAVAWYPIYHIPKGRTIKDFQTCFLTYHTLSSSFQDMESEDNIENFEGSRKLGGESISLRPFGLATYKMQADVWISDKNGGDGERLASLLSAADSWLKQLRVQHHDFNYFMGFQHG, from the exons ATGTTGTTTTTTGACAAGGAGGTTTCGAAACAATCGAACCTTGACAGCTTCTTGAATTGCTCAGCACCCGTTGCCCCATCTCAATTCTTGTCCAAG agTGAGATGAGGAAGCTTAATAGGCTATGGTACCATTCTGAAAGGGAGAAACTTGAATACTTCACATTAGGTGATCTTTGGGATAGTTTTGATGAATGGAGTGCGTGTGGGCTCGGAGTACCAATTATTTCAGATGGTTGCCATAATTTAACCCAGTATTTTGTGCCTTATCTCTCTGCTGTTCAAATTTTCACCAGCAGTTCATCTTTAAACTACTCAAG GGATAGGGAGGATATCGACTCAATAAGTGAGACGAGGAATTCTTCTAGTGAT TGGGGTAATCTTTACTTTCAGCACTTCGAGACATCTTCTCCTTATGGAAGAGTTCCTCTGGTGGACAAG GTTAATAGCTTCTCTCGAAGATACCCCGGATTAACGACGTATAGAAGCGTTGATCTTTCACCCGCTAGTTGGATGGCTGTCGCATG GTACCCGATTTATCACATTCCTAAGGGACGAACCATCAAAGACTTTCAAACATGCTTTCTCACGTACCACAccctttcttcttcttttcaag ATATGGAGTCGGAAGATAATATTGAGAACTTTGAGGGGAGCAGAAAATTAGGAGGAGAAAGCATCTCTCTCCGGCCATTTGGATTAGCCACCTACAAAATGCAAGCTGATGTGTGGATTTCAGACAAAAATGGGGGAGATGGAGAGAGGCTAGCGTCGCTTTTGAGCGCTGCAGATTCTTGGTTAAAGCAATTGCGGGTTCAACACCATGACTTCAACTACTTCATGGGGTTTCAGCATGGCTGA